The Pleuronectes platessa chromosome 22, fPlePla1.1, whole genome shotgun sequence region CAGCGCAGCTTCTGGAGACCTTTGGACTTGATCCGGTTCCCGATCGCCTTCGGGGACAGAAAATCCGCTTTACCCATCGCGACCACCGACACGGAGccgaacaacaacaacaaccgacAGAGAGACGCGAGGCGGCACGAGAGGAAGCGTCGGAGGAACCTCGGTGTACCCACTTCCGGGGTCTGAGGGGAACTCTCGCGAGAACACACGATGCTGCGTTCAGGGGCTCCTCGTTCACCTCGTGTAATCCGGATACGTGACTTTATAAATTCGATACAAATCGTTTCTTAAACCGGTTTGAGATTCTTCAAAATAAACCCTAAAAGAAGAAGATCCGTTAATGACGAATCTATTGcaaaagttattaaaatcaCGTGAATAAAAATGCTAAAATGTGCAAataagtaaaaatgtatttgcctgagagaaaaaaaaagaatccttacaatttcaatagggcctcccactatTCGGTCCTCGGGCCTTTAATTTAAATTCATTCGTAAAAACGTAATTTAGcaaattcacattttctttaaGATTTCTTAATCTTAATGTTTCACTGGCCTCTATttaatagaatcaaattaaatagaatagaatagaatagaattaaGTGTAAGGATTAATGTCACATCCGGTGTCTCGCGGCACGTGACAGGGGAACAGGGAAGTGTTGCACAGATCCCGGAAGTGCCGCACAGAGCAGGAACTCAGtctgaggttgttgttgtttttgctccGCGGCTTCTTGGCGACGCACTGACTGTCCCGCGGACCTGATGTCTCTCAGTTGAGGACAGACTGTCCCTCGCTCCCGGGTCTTTGTAACTCAGTGGATTAAAAATGGCGTCAGCGACTTTAATGTCTTTCCTGCTCGGCTGCGTCACTTTGAACTACGCAGCCGAATCCTACAGGAAACCGAACATAGTTCTGATCCTCACGGATGACCTGGACGTCGCCATCGGGGGTTTGGTCAgtttcctttttattcatttacttCAATATCCGGTGTTTCATCGGTGAGAGTGACGCTGGGTTCGAGTCCCCGCGGGAACACGTGGGATTAATTGGTCTTAATTTGATTGTTGGTTCCGGCTGAGTCAGCTGAAAACTCACATTCCTGCCCGGACACATCAtgtaggacacacacaaacgacatactcacacagacacacacacagtcagcttcTACacaacacactgactcacacagacacacacgcacacaccttcTACATCAACCTCTCATCAAACCAAACTCCATAAGAAAAAGTGTAAATTTAAGATAAGTCTGGtggattttcttcttttaaatgtcTGAGCAGATTCTGTTATTAGTTGTTTGTGTCCAGTCTGTTTTCTTAAGGACAGGACAACAACAGCTTCATCACTGAGTAGACTTGTTGTTGACGTGTGACACAGTTGGTTAAAGTCGCAGTTTAAAGATTAAACACAAGATATTTTTCACTGCAGCAGATTATTCATAAATCATCTTTTCCTTCCAGACTCCACTCAGCAAGACGAGGAAGCTGATCGGAGACGCAGGGATCTCCTTCTCTAacgcagtgagtgtcttcacCTCTCACGTCTCCTCAAGCATAACTTTTAAATCAGAATCTCATCtgtccctctcccctccctccatcagttCGTGGCCAGCCCGCTGTGCTGCCCGAGCCGAGCCAGCATCCTGACGGGCAAATACCCGCACAACCACCACGTGATCAACAACACGCTGGAGGGGAACTGCAGCAGCGCCGTGTGGCAGAAGAGCGAGGAGGGGCAGACCTTCCCCGCCCTGCTGAAGAGCTACGCCGGGTATCAAACCTTCTTCGCTGGGAAATACCTCAACCAGGTGAGAGAGGACGGGACGCCCATAGTCGTACATTTACATCCTCGTCTTCAAATACAGCAGAGAGTTGATACAGGGACAGTCATGgctctgtagtgtgtgtgtgtgtgtgtcatataaTAGTGtgtatttggttgtgtgttGCAGTATGGGCACCCGGAGGCCGGTGGGGTTGAGCACGTTCCTCCAGGCTGGAGCTACTGGGTCGGACTGGTGAGACTCAGACTTATTCAACCTCTTAGCCACATGTTCACTCTGCAGTTTGAGTCTGAACGAAGCCTTCAGCCATCAGACTGGTCCTGTCAGTCCAAAACCTGAACCTCTTACTGGTTCACGTCCAGTTCAGCTTGTTTCCAAACAACTTACGAAACAAGGAAGCACCAAAACATACAGTAGGACAAACCAAAGAGCTGTTTTTTGAGGCCATGAACTCTTAGTTCTCTCGTATCTTTCTGTCCTGATTATTTGTGGGAAATGATTAACTTCTCTTGTTATCAGCTTCATCCTGTTACGAGTCTCCAGAAATGGTCAATACTTGTTGTCAGAGTCTAAATGAAACAAGTCTGGGTGAAAGAGGAATCCGGTTtggtttttataataataaaataaaatacaaagaatataAAAGGATCTCAAATGTCAGAATTTACCTATTTAAACTCtttgctgcagtttgtccaCATATTGTTTTAAAGTTCTGAGATGTTTCAACTTGAAGGTGTTTACCACACTAACTTCCCTGTGGGAGGTTTAGTGGAACACTGGCCtcagaggtcatgtgactggACGCTCTGTACATTTACTAAAAATAGATTTTCCTGAAGTTACAGTGCGTCTCCGAGTCGTTTACAGACGTCATGTGACAAAGGTCGTGACAGAGagtttatcttcatctgttttgTGTCCGAACAAACTCAGATGTGAGGTCATTTCACAGCGAGACTCCATCAGATCACATGGTTTCTGCAGAGATGACGTGTCGAGGGaggtttttatttcactgctcGTAATAAATAACTCAATAAATCCTCCCAGAACCTTTTACCTGCTTCAGTTTCTCTCTTAAATCTAAAATGATCCTAAGGGATTCATCAGCTACTGAACTATCAAGTACAGAGAGAACTGATTTAGAAGTTTAATCTCGGATCAGGATTCAGTTCATGTGAGTTAAATGAGCAGATTTACAATATTTAACAACTTCATGCGtgaataataatcattaatCTTGAATGCAGCTCAGTTCATGCtgaaattagaatgtgtgtTATATCATACATACATTTGAAGCTAATGCGATGACGTGTGTACTTTGTGAGGTGTAAAAATACAGTTTGGGACCAGATACTAAAAGGATTCATGAGTATTTAAAACTTCTTTCGTATATTCCAGGAGAAAAACTCTAAATATTACAACTACACACTGTCGGTGAACGGGAAGGCTCAGAAACACGGAGCGGACTACAGCAAAGACTACCTGACCGACGTACTGGTGAGGAACACACTCATATTGTACTTTATTACATCGTTATACTGTCCATAGACTCTTTATGTTAGTGTAAAGCATCACAGATTAATTTAAAGTCAGTTATTACTTTAAATATGTGATGTtaaatgtcatttatttatcgttttttaaagatgaatttGAAGAAAAGATTCCAACAACCTCTTTATGATAAATAACTTAGTTTACTTTCATTACTTAATTCATCCAGAGTGTAAATTATCATAATTAATAAAactctctgtcttctctcttctttctcaggCCAACATGTCTCTGGACTTCCTCCAGTATAAATCAAACTACCAGCCGTTCTTCATGATGGTTTCCACGCCGGCCCCCCACTCTCCCTGGACCGCGGCCCCTCAGTACCAGAGCAGCTTCAACACCACCAAGGCTCCCAGGGACCCCAACTTCAACGTCCACGGGAAGGTCGGGTCCTCGTTCCATCAACGTCTCCCAGTGACGTCATGTGTGAGGATCTTTGTTCTAACGCTCGTCTTCTCTGTTCAGGACAAACACTGGCTGATCCGACAAGCTAAGACCCCCATGTCCAACTCCTCGGTTCAGTTCCTGGACGATGCCTTCAGGAAACGGTCAGTCTCACCTTCCTCCTTCTTTAGTCTTCCTCTGC contains the following coding sequences:
- the gnsa gene encoding N-acetylglucosamine-6-sulfatase, with the translated sequence MASATLMSFLLGCVTLNYAAESYRKPNIVLILTDDLDVAIGGLTPLSKTRKLIGDAGISFSNAFVASPLCCPSRASILTGKYPHNHHVINNTLEGNCSSAVWQKSEEGQTFPALLKSYAGYQTFFAGKYLNQYGHPEAGGVEHVPPGWSYWVGLEKNSKYYNYTLSVNGKAQKHGADYSKDYLTDVLANMSLDFLQYKSNYQPFFMMVSTPAPHSPWTAAPQYQSSFNTTKAPRDPNFNVHGKDKHWLIRQAKTPMSNSSVQFLDDAFRKRWRTLLSVDDLVEKIVKRLEVRGELDNTYIFFTSDNGYHTGQFSLPLDKRQLYEFDIKVPLMVRGPNIKPNQTTQMSVANVDLGPTILDIAGYNVNKTQMDGMSFLSVLEGTVNSSSWRTDVLVEYEGEGSNVTDPSCPLLGPGVSECFPDCVCEDSFNNTYACVRTVAPSANLQYCEFDDNQVFVEVYNVTADPYQLTNIADSIGQDFLEKMNHRLMMLQSCSGPTCRTPGVYDPRYKFDPRQMFTSPSRRLNRLRQRMK